A stretch of the Streptomyces ortus genome encodes the following:
- the hypD gene encoding hydrogenase formation protein HypD gives MRYLDEYRDPALARRLLAELRATATAPWRIMEVCGGQTHTLVRQGIDELLPAGIRMIHGPGCPVCVTPLETLDRAMSIAGRPGVVFTSFGDMLRVPGSSTDLLALRARGADVRVVYTPMDAVRIARESPDREVVFLAVGFETTAPANAMAVLHAARLGLTNFSVLVSHVLVPPAMTALLDDPDCEVQAFLAAGHVCAVMGWEEYEPIAARHRVPIVVTGFEPLDLLEGILMAVRQLETGRHEVENQYARAVRRSGNTEARKAIYEVFRVGDRPWRGIGPLPDSGLELTDAYARFDAARRFDVGDLRPTEDPACIAGAVLTGARLPTDCTAYGTRCTPRHPLGAPMVSTEGTCAAFHAAGRTADLQDTP, from the coding sequence GTGAGGTACCTGGACGAGTACCGCGACCCCGCGCTCGCCCGCCGGCTCCTCGCCGAGCTGCGGGCCACCGCGACCGCGCCCTGGCGCATCATGGAGGTGTGCGGCGGACAGACCCACACCCTGGTCCGGCAGGGCATCGACGAGCTGCTGCCCGCGGGGATCCGGATGATCCACGGGCCCGGCTGCCCGGTGTGCGTCACCCCGCTGGAGACCCTCGACCGGGCCATGAGCATCGCGGGCCGGCCCGGGGTGGTCTTCACCAGCTTCGGCGACATGCTCAGGGTGCCGGGCTCGTCCACCGATCTGCTGGCGCTGCGGGCGCGCGGCGCCGACGTCCGCGTCGTGTACACCCCGATGGACGCGGTCCGTATCGCGCGGGAGTCGCCCGACCGTGAAGTGGTGTTCCTGGCCGTCGGATTCGAGACCACGGCCCCGGCCAACGCCATGGCGGTCCTGCACGCCGCCCGCCTGGGCCTGACCAACTTCTCGGTCCTGGTCAGCCACGTCCTCGTACCGCCCGCCATGACCGCCCTCCTCGACGATCCCGACTGCGAGGTGCAGGCCTTCCTGGCGGCGGGGCACGTCTGCGCGGTCATGGGCTGGGAGGAGTACGAGCCGATCGCCGCCCGCCACCGGGTGCCGATCGTCGTCACCGGCTTCGAACCCCTCGACCTGTTGGAGGGCATCCTCATGGCGGTGCGGCAGCTGGAGACGGGGCGCCACGAGGTGGAGAACCAGTACGCGCGGGCCGTTCGGCGCTCCGGCAACACCGAGGCCCGCAAGGCGATCTACGAGGTCTTCCGGGTCGGCGACCGGCCCTGGCGCGGCATCGGGCCCCTGCCGGACAGCGGACTCGAACTGACCGACGCGTACGCGCGGTTCGACGCCGCCCGCCGCTTCGACGTCGGCGATCTGCGGCCGACCGAGGACCCCGCATGCATAGCGGGCGCCGTCCTCACCGGCGCCAGGCTGCCCACCGACTGCACGGCCTACGGCACTCGGTGCACCCCTCGCCATCCGCTCGGCGCGCCCATGGTGTCCACCGAGGGCACCTGCGCCGCCTTCCACGCCGCCGGACGCACCGCAGACCTCCAGGACACGCCATGA
- the hypE gene encoding hydrogenase expression/formation protein HypE, producing MNIECPAPRHEDERVLLGHGAGGRLTAELLDTLVLPALEGQPGPLEDAALLPGHPDLVMSTDSFVVSPLFFPGGDIGSLAVHGTVNDLAMRGAQPLALSVALIVEEGLPLSELHSVLRSLGKAARAAGVPVVTGDTKVVGRGAADKIFINTTGVGRLDKALRPSAALARPGDTILLSGPVALHGTAVLSTREGLGFDSEIASDSRPLHRIVRALAPLGPDVHTLRDPTRGGLAAALNEIARDASVALEIEEGAVPVPVPVASACDLLGLDPLTVANEGCLVAFVSPAAALDALAAMRSVPEGADAVRIGEVLPAGPAGRVLLRTLVGARRVLDMPLGEQLPRIC from the coding sequence ATGAACATCGAGTGCCCCGCCCCGCGCCACGAGGACGAGCGCGTGCTGCTCGGTCACGGCGCCGGAGGACGTCTCACCGCCGAACTCCTCGACACCCTCGTCCTGCCCGCGCTGGAGGGCCAGCCGGGCCCGCTGGAGGACGCCGCCCTCCTCCCCGGCCACCCGGACCTGGTGATGAGTACCGACAGCTTCGTGGTCAGCCCGCTGTTCTTCCCCGGCGGCGACATCGGTTCCCTCGCCGTCCACGGCACGGTCAACGATCTCGCGATGCGCGGGGCCCAGCCCCTCGCCCTGTCCGTGGCGCTCATCGTCGAGGAGGGCCTTCCCCTGTCCGAACTGCACTCCGTGCTGCGGTCGTTGGGTAAGGCCGCCCGCGCCGCCGGGGTGCCCGTCGTGACCGGCGACACCAAGGTCGTGGGCCGGGGCGCCGCCGACAAGATCTTCATCAACACCACCGGGGTGGGGCGCCTGGACAAGGCACTGCGGCCGTCCGCCGCCCTCGCCCGGCCGGGTGACACGATCCTGCTCTCGGGACCCGTCGCCCTGCACGGCACCGCCGTACTGTCCACCCGCGAAGGCCTCGGTTTCGACAGCGAGATCGCCTCCGACAGCCGGCCCCTGCACCGGATCGTGCGCGCCCTGGCGCCGCTGGGCCCGGACGTCCACACCCTGCGCGACCCGACCCGCGGCGGGCTCGCGGCGGCTCTCAACGAGATCGCGCGGGACGCCTCCGTCGCCCTGGAGATCGAGGAGGGCGCGGTCCCGGTGCCCGTGCCCGTCGCGTCGGCCTGCGACCTGCTCGGCCTGGACCCGTTGACCGTCGCCAACGAGGGCTGTCTGGTGGCGTTCGTCTCCCCCGCGGCGGCCCTCGACGCCCTGGCCGCCATGCGCTCCGTCCCCGAGGGCGCGGACGCCGTGCGGATCGGCGAGGTCCTGCCGGCCGGCCCTGCCGGACGAGTGCTCCTGCGTACCCTCGTCGGCGCCCGGCGCGTGCTGGACATGCCCCTCGGGGAGCAACTCCCCCGCATCTGCTGA